A single window of Sphingobacterium sp. ML3W DNA harbors:
- a CDS encoding response regulator transcription factor: protein MVNQFFFPKNTVDNLSEKDLHRQLDYREAIYALARTTYSSLYVINYATQAFEYVSENPLFLCGHTAQEVQDMGYAFYYKYVTKEDLDLLTQINKIGFDFFDTIPISERRLYTISYDFHLQSDVKKKILVNQKLTPMFLTDSGKIWKALCTVSLSTQRNSGNIQISKKGYNQIFKYDLEKNRWNTVEVIKLTEREKEVLQFSIRGFTINEIAQEIFVSPETIKFHRRKLFDKMGVTNMSEAIFYAANNKLL, encoded by the coding sequence ATGGTGAATCAATTTTTCTTTCCGAAAAATACGGTAGATAATTTATCCGAAAAAGATCTCCATCGACAACTTGATTATAGAGAAGCCATTTATGCATTAGCCAGAACTACCTATTCTAGCCTATATGTCATCAATTATGCAACCCAGGCATTCGAATATGTATCTGAAAATCCACTTTTCCTTTGTGGCCATACTGCACAGGAAGTACAAGATATGGGCTATGCATTCTATTATAAATATGTCACGAAGGAAGATCTAGATTTGCTCACACAGATAAATAAGATAGGTTTTGATTTCTTCGATACTATACCCATTTCAGAAAGACGGCTTTATACCATTTCTTATGATTTTCATTTACAAAGTGATGTAAAGAAAAAAATATTGGTCAACCAGAAGTTAACTCCGATGTTCTTAACAGATTCGGGTAAAATATGGAAAGCCCTGTGCACGGTTTCATTATCAACCCAACGAAATTCTGGAAATATTCAAATATCAAAGAAAGGATATAATCAAATCTTTAAGTATGATCTAGAAAAGAATAGGTGGAATACAGTGGAGGTTATCAAACTTACTGAAAGAGAGAAAGAAGTCCTCCAATTTTCCATCAGAGGATTTACGATCAATGAAATCGCACAAGAAATCTTTGTCTCGCCAGAAACCATCAAATTTCATAGAAGAAAACTATTTGACAAAATGGGGGTCACCAATATGTCAGAGGCCATATTCTATGCAGCGAATAATAAATTGCTTTAA
- a CDS encoding IS4 family transposase: MVNLNVFSQILSLIDRELFKVLVAKHKSDKHCKGINSWTHLASMLFCHFSSADSVRDISNGLRSTTGNLNHLGVGRAPSKSNISYINKHRTHELFKDLYFSLLDKLWQKDTHLRKDLTQLKRKVYLMDASIIPLCLSVFDWAKFRSTKGAVKLHTVLDYDGCLPVFMQITDGKVHESQRAGSYSFSKGSVVVVDRGYVDYNWLGDLDSRGCYFVTRSKTNMKYNVIKSYQSEALLEKGIIKDEIIELSGPSADRYNSKPLRLIHFWDSSTDNQYHFLTNNIQWKASLVANIYKQRWQIEIFFKHLKQRLKISSFVGTSENAVMIQIWTSLIGILLLKYLQKKAKYDWNLSNLVGFIRMNIFVKINIWQWIDDPFIRPPVKGKNGQLQIFSD; encoded by the coding sequence ATGGTAAATTTAAACGTTTTTAGTCAGATTTTATCACTTATCGACCGCGAATTATTCAAGGTTTTGGTTGCTAAGCACAAGAGTGACAAACATTGTAAAGGGATCAACAGCTGGACGCATCTTGCTAGCATGTTGTTTTGCCATTTTTCTTCTGCAGATTCAGTTCGTGATATCAGTAATGGCTTACGTAGTACGACTGGTAATTTGAACCATTTAGGTGTTGGTAGAGCACCCAGCAAGTCCAATATTTCCTATATCAACAAGCACCGCACCCATGAACTCTTTAAAGATCTGTACTTTTCGCTATTAGATAAGCTATGGCAAAAGGATACCCATTTGCGCAAAGATCTAACGCAATTAAAGCGCAAGGTTTATCTGATGGATGCCAGTATCATCCCTTTATGTTTATCTGTATTTGACTGGGCTAAATTTAGAAGCACCAAAGGTGCTGTAAAACTGCACACTGTGCTGGATTATGATGGATGTCTTCCTGTTTTCATGCAGATTACAGACGGGAAAGTTCATGAAAGCCAGCGTGCGGGTAGCTATAGTTTTTCCAAAGGAAGCGTTGTAGTGGTGGATAGAGGTTATGTGGATTACAACTGGCTCGGGGATTTGGACAGCAGAGGTTGTTATTTTGTTACCAGGAGTAAAACTAACATGAAGTACAACGTTATCAAGTCATACCAGAGTGAAGCACTCCTTGAAAAGGGAATCATTAAAGATGAGATCATTGAGCTTTCTGGTCCATCAGCAGATAGATACAACTCTAAACCATTACGCTTGATTCACTTTTGGGACAGCAGCACAGACAACCAGTACCACTTTCTGACAAATAATATCCAATGGAAGGCATCACTAGTAGCTAACATTTATAAACAGCGATGGCAGATCGAGATTTTCTTCAAGCATCTGAAGCAACGCTTAAAAATATCATCTTTTGTGGGTACTTCTGAAAATGCGGTCATGATCCAAATATGGACTTCGTTGATTGGAATATTACTGCTCAAATACCTTCAGAAGAAGGCTAAATACGATTGGAATCTGTCTAACTTGGTCGGGTTTATCAGGATGAATATATTCGTGAAAATAAATATATGGCAATGGATAGATGATCCTTTTATCAGGCCACCAGTTAAGGGTAAAAATGGACAGCTACAGATATTCTCAGACTAA